TGTCGAAGTCAAAGTAGAAAGAGAAGGACAAAATATTGCACTTAAAGCAAAAACGTATCTATTAAAGGATATCGTTTATGAAAAGAAAGTTACTCCCCGGAAATGGCAATTTTATGATGAGGAAAAAAAGATTGGAATTGTCAATATGGGAATTATTGAAAGAGAAGATCTGGATGAAATGTACCAAAATTTAAAAACTACCGAATCTATTATTTTTGATCTTAGAAATTATCCCAAACAAACAATAAGACCTTTAAGTCTATTAATTCTACCGAAAACAAGTTTATATTATGAATTTACTTTTCCGGAAACGACCTATCCGGGATTATTTTATATCAGAAAAAACAGCATCGGAAGAAATAATGATCAATACTATAAAGGAAATGTAGTAGTTTTGGTAGATGAAAACACCCAAAGCCAAGCTGAAACAACAACCATGATGTTCAAACAGCATCCTAAAGCAAAAATCATCGGAAGTCATACTTCCGGAGCCAACGGAGATGTTATCCGGTTTAAAATTGCAGGCCTGGAAACCAGCTTTAGCGGCCTTGGTGCTTATTATCCTGATCAAAGGGAAACACAGAGAATCGGAATTATTCCTGACATCATTGTCAGACCAACTTTAAAAGGAATAAAAGCAGGAAAGGATGAGGTTTTGGAAAGAGCCCTGGAGTATTTAAAAACCGGCCGCTAGATGTAATCCTCAAGATAAGTAGTAGAGGGAGTTTCCATTTAACTATAATTTAACTTTTTATCTGTTCATTTTGACAGATTTTATAATGATTTGGTCACACTTTTGATACTATAACCATGTAAAAAATATATATTATGTCCGAAAAAATATTATGGATAGATGATGAAATAGATTTACTCAAACCTCATATCGTATTTTTAGAAAAAAAAGGCTACCAGGTAACTCCTGTTAATAATGTAAATGAAGCACTGGAGCTTATCGATTCTGAGAAATTTGCATTGACACTGATCGATGAAAATATGCCCGGGATCTCAGGTTTGGAAGCAATTCCTATGATCAAAGAAAAAGACAATTCCTTAAAGATAGTAATGGTTACTAAAAGTGAGGAAGAGCATATTATGGAAGAAGCAATAGGTTCACAGATTGCCGACTATATACTGAAGCCTGTTAATCCGAATCAGATTCTTTTATCATTGAAAAAAAATCTTCAGGAAGATAATCTGGTTGAACAAAAAACCATTTTGCAATACCAGCAGGAATTCAGAAATCTTTCTATGGAACTTTCTTATTTAAAATCTTATCAGGAATGGGCGGAATATTATAAGAAAATTCTAAACTGGGAAATTAAATTTGATAAGGTAACTGATAATGAATTTGCAGATCTTCTACAATCTCAGAAAGAAGAAGCCAACATTCAGTTTGCAAAGTTTATTGAAAATAATTACGAAGAGTGGTTAAGCGGAAGCGATAAACCATCTATGAGCCATACCCTTTTCAAAGATAAAGTAAAACCTGAGGTAGAAAAAAGTAAGGTTCTTCTTCTTATGATAGACAATCTAAGATATGATCAATGGAAAGTAGTTGAGCCTCTATTTACAAAGTATTATAATAAAGTGTCTGAAGATTATTATTACAGTATTCTTCCAACAGCTACTCAGTATGCAAGAAATTCATTTTTTGCAGGCTTATTACCATCTGAAATAGAAAAACGTTTCCCAGATAAATGGTTTAACGATAATGAAGACGGAAATAAAAACGAATTTGAACGTGATTTTCTTGAGGATCAGATGAAAAGAATTGGCCTCGGTTCCAAATCAATGAAATACTTAAAAGTATTGAATGCAGATTTCGAGAGAAAGATCTATGATGATTTTAATCAACACAAGAATAATGATTTATTAGTGATTGTTTATAATTTCATCGATATACTATCTCACGCCAAAACAGATAATCATATTGTAGACCAATTGATCCGGGATGATAAAACTTTTAGATCTTTAACTTATAACTGGTTTGAAAATTCATCCATCTTAAAGATCATTAAACTCGCTGCTGAAAATGGTTATAAATTGGTGATTACTACTGATCACGGAACGGTATATGTGAAAAAGCCAAGCAAAGTAGTAGGTGACAGAGAAACTTCCACTAATATCCGTTATAAAACAGGTAAAAGTTTAACTTATGATGACAGGGATGTATGGGCTATTACCAATCCTGAGAAATTATTTTTACCAAAAGGAAACCTGAGCTCTAAGTATATCTTTGCTAAAAACAATATCTTCCTGGCCTATCCTAAGAATTACAACCACTTTGTCAACTATTATAAAGAAACATATCAACACGGAGGAATATCATTAGAAGAATGTATTATTCCCATTAGTATATTAGAACCCAAGTAGTTTTTTCATAGTTTATTAATTTTGGGTTCAGGGCGGAAAAAATCAATTGATTTTTTCCGCCTTTTTTTAAGGCATCTATTTTGTATACTAATACATACACAATAATTAAATACGCTATTATGAAAAGAAGCATTTTTGCTACAGCTGCTATAGCAGCTTTGTTTTTAACCTCATGTAATAAGGAGAAAACTCCTGCAGATACTGCAACAACTGCAACCGTAGATACAATATCTTCAAAACCATCTGATTCAGCTGCTGTTTCAGCCGGTAAGGATGAAATTGTAAAAAGTACCTCAACAGACAGTAGTGGAAAAACACTGGAAATGACGTTCAATAATACCAAAAACACAGCAACAGTAGTATTCAACAAAGAAACGATTGAATTACAGGGTCAAAAGCCCGCATCTGGAATCTGGTATAAAAATGATCACTATGAATTGAGAGGAAAAGGAGAAGAAATTGAACTTACAAAAGATGGAAAAGTAGTTTTTAAAAAATAAAATCTATTATAATAAGATAAAAAGTCGGTTTTGAAATTCAGGGCCGACTTTTTAATTTCCCTACATTTGAAAAAATTTATTTTTTGTATGAAATTAATCACTTATAATGTTAACGGAATCAGGGCAGCTTTTACAAAAGATTTTTTGGGTTGGCTAAAGACTGCTGATCCGGATATCATTTGTATTCAAGAAAGTAAGGCAGGAAATGACCAGATAGACATCGACAGTCTTCAAAAACTTGGTTATCATAGTTACTGGCATTCTGCTATAAGAAAAGGATATAGCGGCGTAGGAATAGCTTCTAAAATTCAGCCCAATCATGTAGAATATGGTTGCGGAATTGAAAGCTATGATAATGAAGGAAGGATTATCAGAGCAGATTTTGATGATTATTCCGTAATTTCGGTATATGTCCCCTCTGCATCTAATATTGAAAGATTAGACTTTAAGATGCAGTTTTGTCATGATTTTCTGAATTATATTAAAATCCTTAAAAAAGAAATTCCTAACCTCATTATTTCGGGTGATTTTAATATTTGCCACCAGGCTATTGATATTCATGATCCTGTGCGCTTAAAAAATGTTTCCGGCTTTTTACCTATGGAACGTGAATGGATGACCAATTTCATCGAAGAATGTGAACTGATAGACAGTTTCAGGTTTTTTAATAATGAGCCTGATAATTACACATGGTGGAGCTACAGGCAAAATTCAAGAGCAAATAATAAAGGCTGGAGATTGGATTATAACTTTACCTCTTATGCTTTAAAGGATAGGCTGTCAAGAGCTGTTATTTTAAAAGAAGCCGTTCATTCAGATCATTGCCCCGCATTGCTGGAATTAGACATATAAAAACGTTCAAATAAAAAAGCCAACTGAATCAGTTGGCTTTTAAAATTTAATAAATCATAAATTTAATCGACAATTTCATATTCCACCGGAATAGTACCAAGATTGGTATTTCCGATTTCATCGAACGCGGCTCTGGAAATATCCAAAGCTCTTGATGAATGGAAAGGTCCTCTATCATTTATCCTCACTGTAACCTCTTTTCCATTGCTTAAATTGGTAACTCTAATTTTAGTCCCAAAAGGAAGCGTTCTGTTTGCAGCGGTGAATTTTGAATTATCAAAAATTTCTCCGTTTGCAGTTTTTCTACCATTAAACTTATCGTGATAGAACGATGCATAACTTGTTTTTTTCGCATCTGTGGCATTGTTCTTGAAAGAATAAATACCAAAGGCTGAAATCATCATTATGATTACGAGAATGAATCTTTTCATCATTTTGAATTTTATTGGTTTTGACTTGGCAAATGTATCATGAATCTGCTTAAGACCATAGCCGATATGTTAAAAACTGTTAACAAAAACCCAATTCAAAGTTAACAACGTCTGTAACCCTTTACAAATAGGGGTTTTAGAACCCACTGTTAAAAAGTGTTAAAAATACCCCCAAAAAGTTAACATAATTAACTAATTGCGATACACATCATCCATAGATAATATATAATTGACTGATATACAATGTAATAAAAAAAATAAATCATTCTTTATATAATACAAAAAAGACCAATGAAATATTTCATTGGTCTTTTTAAAGAAGATAAATACTATTATTTTAAATATTCTAATACATAATCATAGGTTCCTGCCGGATAAACTACAGACATACCTTGAGACCCGGTAACCGCATTTCCTTCTGCAGTTCCTAATGTATAGGAATACAAATCTCGCGAATAAACTGTTCCTGAACCCGACTTGTAGATTGTAATACCATACATTGATTTCATCCCATCTGGTGAAGGGATATTTACCGCACTAGATGTTCCTGTAGCTGCAAACGTTCCTTTTACAGCATATATCTGCGAATTGTTTATTAGAGTATGTGTGGCTGTTTCAGAATTTGTTATATTAGTTTTACTTGAGCTTCCACCTATTGCAACCCATCGGCCATTAGAAATATTTCCAGGATTTCCCGGGTTTGAAAAATAATAAAACCCCGGAGAAATTTCCGTAACAATACCTTGACCTGCAAGAGTCTTTCCACTTGCTGTATTATATACTACCATACCATCAAATTCAGAAACAATAGTTTCATCCTCCATAGCAGCCGTATTAAATTTAAAATTCGTTAGATCCGTACGGGGAAATCCAAGCCCTCTACCATAATTTTTATTTGCTAATCCTTCAAAATTACTGGCATCCATAAAATAATTTGTATCTCCTAATGCCGGTGTAATAATTCCATTACTCAAAAGCTGGGCATTACCATTAACGCTAAAAAGCAATAAAAAAAAACCTGTTATGTCCAATAAAATCTTTTTCATTTCGTCTTTGTGTTTTTAATAATTAATTTCTACCTGAGAATAAATACCATGTTGTTCCATTACTATAAATTCTAACTGCTGCTTGCGCTGTAAAAGAGGCCAAACCTTTTGGCGTTCCCACTCCATCTGTTCCGTTAAATTGTACAGTACCTCCGGTATTATTTCTTATGTATATTGTTCTCCCATTGTATGAAGAGGGTGCTGGTAATGTTAATTGAGTTCCTGATGTAAATTCCCAGAAATCAAAATCAGAGTTTGACCAATCATAAGAAGTAGAAGCAGCTTGTGCCAGATTTAGTCTAAAAGTAGTAGGAGCTACTGTAGTCCCCCCTAAAGCAGTCCATTTTGAGGTGGGATCATCATAATAATAGAAACCAGTACCGTTAATGTTTTCTGTTTTACTACCCGGAGTGCCAGTACCTGATGTAACAAAAACGAGAGCTCCATTTTGAGCAGATTGATATGCCTCATCTTTATCTGCCAATTGTGCAACTGTCATTCTTGGAACTAAAACGGCATCTGCCATATTCCTATCCCTAACATTTGCTACTACGTCAAGAGTAGCTGCCGGCGAAATTGTATTAATACCAACTCCTTTTTGTTGCGCTTTTGAAAGCATAACAAATGAAACCAGCATTACTGCTGTCAATAAATTTTTTTTCATACGTGTTTTTTGAATTTTTAATTATTTTTCGTGATAATTATTATACAAGATTCATAGTTTGTACAGATCCCAACCTATGCTATATTAATCACAAAAGCAAAAATAAAATTACTCTTAATCCAATATTTTTTGTGATTTAATGTTGCAGATCTAGTATTAATTATTACTTCTGCAAAGTTAGAGTTAAATTATTAAAAATTCAAATCCACCCTGTCTTACTCTAATTTTAAGGAATGAAAAAGGAACACAACAATCTGGTAATCAAAACAATGTAAAAAATAAATCAAAACAAACAAAAAACAGAATTGTTAATAAATAAATCAATATTATTTTTTATAAAAAAAAAATAATGTAAAGTTTAAAGACTCTACATTATTTTTATGAAAATATTTTTTTTATCTATTTTTTTTAAATCAGCTCCCCATATAAATCAAATTCTTCTGCAGAGGTTATTTTTACCATAGCGAATTCTCCAATTGAAATATAGGTATTATCAGCAGG
The sequence above is drawn from the Chryseobacterium daecheongense genome and encodes:
- a CDS encoding exodeoxyribonuclease III, yielding MKLITYNVNGIRAAFTKDFLGWLKTADPDIICIQESKAGNDQIDIDSLQKLGYHSYWHSAIRKGYSGVGIASKIQPNHVEYGCGIESYDNEGRIIRADFDDYSVISVYVPSASNIERLDFKMQFCHDFLNYIKILKKEIPNLIISGDFNICHQAIDIHDPVRLKNVSGFLPMEREWMTNFIEECELIDSFRFFNNEPDNYTWWSYRQNSRANNKGWRLDYNFTSYALKDRLSRAVILKEAVHSDHCPALLELDI
- a CDS encoding septal ring lytic transglycosylase RlpA family protein, with product MMKRFILVIIMMISAFGIYSFKNNATDAKKTSYASFYHDKFNGRKTANGEIFDNSKFTAANRTLPFGTKIRVTNLSNGKEVTVRINDRGPFHSSRALDISRAAFDEIGNTNLGTIPVEYEIVD
- a CDS encoding MliC family protein, which translates into the protein MKRSIFATAAIAALFLTSCNKEKTPADTATTATVDTISSKPSDSAAVSAGKDEIVKSTSTDSSGKTLEMTFNNTKNTATVVFNKETIELQGQKPASGIWYKNDHYELRGKGEEIELTKDGKVVFKK
- a CDS encoding bifunctional response regulator/alkaline phosphatase family protein, coding for MSEKILWIDDEIDLLKPHIVFLEKKGYQVTPVNNVNEALELIDSEKFALTLIDENMPGISGLEAIPMIKEKDNSLKIVMVTKSEEEHIMEEAIGSQIADYILKPVNPNQILLSLKKNLQEDNLVEQKTILQYQQEFRNLSMELSYLKSYQEWAEYYKKILNWEIKFDKVTDNEFADLLQSQKEEANIQFAKFIENNYEEWLSGSDKPSMSHTLFKDKVKPEVEKSKVLLLMIDNLRYDQWKVVEPLFTKYYNKVSEDYYYSILPTATQYARNSFFAGLLPSEIEKRFPDKWFNDNEDGNKNEFERDFLEDQMKRIGLGSKSMKYLKVLNADFERKIYDDFNQHKNNDLLVIVYNFIDILSHAKTDNHIVDQLIRDDKTFRSLTYNWFENSSILKIIKLAAENGYKLVITTDHGTVYVKKPSKVVGDRETSTNIRYKTGKSLTYDDRDVWAITNPEKLFLPKGNLSSKYIFAKNNIFLAYPKNYNHFVNYYKETYQHGGISLEECIIPISILEPK